One genomic window of Peromyscus maniculatus bairdii isolate BWxNUB_F1_BW_parent chromosome 2, HU_Pman_BW_mat_3.1, whole genome shotgun sequence includes the following:
- the Camta1 gene encoding calmodulin-binding transcription activator 1 isoform X14, which produces MSILERLEQMERRMAEMTGSQQHKQASSGGGSGGGSGSGAGGGQAQCASGTGALGGCFESRVVVVCEKMMSRACWTKSKHLIHSKTFRGMTLLHLAAAQGYATLIQTLIKWRTKHADSIDLELEVDPLNVDHFSCTPLMWACALGHLEAAVVLYKWDRRAISIPDSLGRLPLGIARSRGHVKLAECLEHLQRDEQAQLGQTPRIHCAPSEEPSTDSWMAQWHREAMSSPEIPKGVTVIASTNPDLRRPRSEPSNYYSSESHKDYPAPKKHKLNPESFQARQEKLLCTALSLEQPNIRKQSPSSKQSSPETLSPSEGVRDYGREASPPPPESAAFQASAPQPVVKWSSKDLSIGVSTVQVTGNPKGTSVVKDAAPSQVRPREPMSVLMMANREVVNTEMGAYRDSTESEECPQPMDHIQVNMMTLAEHIIEATPDRIKQENFVPMESSALERTDPATISSTMSWLASYLADADRLPSAAHIRSAYTEPLTPSSNASLSPAGSPVSEVAFEKPSLPSAADWSEFLSASTSEKVENELAQLTLSDHEQRELYEAARLVQTAFRKYKGRPLREQQEVAAAVIQRCYRKYKQLTWIALKYALYKKMTQAAILIQSKFRSYYEQKRFQQSRRAAVLIQNFYRSYKKCGRRRPARRTAVIVQQKLRSSLLTKKQDQAARKIMRFLRRCRHRVKELKKAKELEDIQQHPLAM; this is translated from the exons ATGTCCATCCTGGAGCGGCTGGAGcagatggagaggaggatggCCGAGATGACGGGCTCCCAGCAGCACAAGCAGGCGAGCAGCGGAGGCGGCAGCGGAGGCGGCAGCGGAAGTGGTGCCGGAGGAGGCCAGGCCCAG TGTGCTTCTGGCACCGGGGCCCTAGGGGGCTGCTTCGAGAGTCGTGTGGTTGTTGTCTGTGAGAAGATGATGAGCCGAGCCTGCTGGACCAAGTCCAAGCACCTGATCCATTCCAAGACTTTCCGTGGAATGACCCTGCTACACCTGGCTGCTGCCCAGGGCTATGCCACCCTGATCCAGACCCTCATCAAATGGCG CACCAAGCACGCAGACAGCATTGACTTGGAACTGGAGGTTGACCCCCTGAATGTGGACCACTTCTCCTGCACTCCTCTG ATGTGGGCCTGTGCCCTAGGGCACTTGGAAGCAGCAGTGGTACTGTACAAATGGGACCGCCGTGCCATCTCCATCCCAGACTCTCTGGGAAGGCTGCCTTTGGGAATTGCCAGGTCGAGGGGCCATGTGAAATTAGCAGAATGTCTGGAGCACCTGCAAAGAGACGAGCAGGCCCAGCTGGGACAGACCCCCAGGATCCACTGTGCCCCAAGCGAAGAGCCAAGCACAGACAGCTGGATGGCCCAGTGGCACAGGGAGGCCATGAGCTCTCCAGAAATACCCAAAGGAGTCACTGTCATTGCGAGCACCAACCCAG ATCTGAGAAGACCTCGGTCTGAACCCTCTAATTACTACAGCAGTGAGAGCCACAAAGATTATCCGGCTCCCAAAAAGCATAAATTGAACCCTGAGTCCTTCCAGGCAAGGCAGGAGAAGCTGCTTTGCACTGCACTGAGTCTGGAGCAGCCAAATATCAGGAAGCAGAGCCCTAGTTCTAAGCAGTCTTCCCCCGAAACACTCAGCCCCAGTGAAGGCGTGAGGGACTACGGCCGGgaggcctcccctccccctccagagTCTGCAGCATTCCAAGCCTCTGCACCTCAGCCTGTAGTAAAGTGGAGTTCCAAAGATCTTTCCATTGGTGTGTCTACAGTACAGGTGACTGGAAATCCGAAGGGGACCAGTGTAGTCAAGGACGCGGCGCCTTCACAGGTGCGTCCCAGGGAACCAATGAGTGTCCTGATGATGGCTAACCGCGAGGTGGTGAACACAGAGATGGGGGCCTACCGGGACAGTACAGAGAGCGAGGAGTGCCCCCAGCCCATGGATCACATTCAG GTGAACATGATGACCTTGGCGGAGCACATTATTGAGGCCACACCAGACCGAATCAAGCAGGAGAACTTTGTGCCCATGGAATCCTCAGCCCTGGAAAGAACAGATCCTGCCACCATTAGCAGTACAatgagctggctggccagttaCCTAGCTGATGCCGACCGTCTGCCAAGTGCTGCCCACATCAG gaGTGCATACACTGAGCCCCTAACTCCTTCTTCTAATGCCAGCTTGAGCCCCGCAGGCTCCCCTGTCAGTGAAGTGGCTTTTGAGAAACCCAGCCTTCCCTCAGCTGCAGACTGGTCAGAATTCCTGAGCGCATCCACCAGTGAGAAGGTTGAGAATGAGCTCGCTCAGCTCACGCTGTCTGACCATGAGCAGAGAGAACTCTACGAAGCTGCCAGGCTTGTCCAGACAGCCTTCCggaaatacaaa GGCAGACCCTTGCGGGAACAGCAAGAAGTGGCCGCTGCCGTCATTCAGCGCTGTTACAGGAAGTACAAACAG CTGACATGGATAGCCTTGAAG TATGCACTTTACAAAAAGATGACCCAGGCAGCCATCCTCATCCAGAGCAAATTCCGAAGTTACTATGAGCAGAAACGGTTTCAGCAGAGCCGGCGAGCTGCAGTGCTGATCCAGAACTTCTACCGGAGTTATAAAAAGTGCGGCAGGAGGCGGCCAGCCCGCAGGACAGCAGTCATCGTGCAGCAGAAGCTCAG GAGCAGTTTGCTGACCAAAAAGCAGGACCAAGCTGCTCGAAAAATAATGAGGTTTCTACGTCGCTGTCGTCACAG
- the Camta1 gene encoding calmodulin-binding transcription activator 1 isoform X16, giving the protein MSILERLEQMERRMAEMTGSQQHKQASSGGGSGGGSGSGAGGGQAQCASGTGALGGCFESRVVVVCEKMMSRACWTKSKHLIHSKTFRGMTLLHLAAAQGYATLIQTLIKWRTKHADSIDLELEVDPLNVDHFSCTPLMWACALGHLEAAVVLYKWDRRAISIPDSLGRLPLGIARSRGHVKLAECLEHLQRDEQAQLGQTPRIHCAPSEEPSTDSWMAQWHREAMSSPEIPKGVTVIASTNPVQVTGNPKGTSVVKDAAPSQVRPREPMSVLMMANREVVNTEMGAYRDSTESEECPQPMDHIQVNMMTLAEHIIEATPDRIKQENFVPMESSALERTDPATISSTMSWLASYLADADRLPSAAHIRSAYTEPLTPSSNASLSPAGSPVSEVAFEKPSLPSAADWSEFLSASTSEKVENELAQLTLSDHEQRELYEAARLVQTAFRKYKGRPLREQQEVAAAVIQRCYRKYKQLTWIALKYALYKKMTQAAILIQSKFRSYYEQKRFQQSRRAAVLIQNFYRSYKKCGRRRPARRTAVIVQQKLRSSLLTKKQDQAARKIMRFLRRCRHRVKELKKAKELEDIQQHPLAM; this is encoded by the exons ATGTCCATCCTGGAGCGGCTGGAGcagatggagaggaggatggCCGAGATGACGGGCTCCCAGCAGCACAAGCAGGCGAGCAGCGGAGGCGGCAGCGGAGGCGGCAGCGGAAGTGGTGCCGGAGGAGGCCAGGCCCAG TGTGCTTCTGGCACCGGGGCCCTAGGGGGCTGCTTCGAGAGTCGTGTGGTTGTTGTCTGTGAGAAGATGATGAGCCGAGCCTGCTGGACCAAGTCCAAGCACCTGATCCATTCCAAGACTTTCCGTGGAATGACCCTGCTACACCTGGCTGCTGCCCAGGGCTATGCCACCCTGATCCAGACCCTCATCAAATGGCG CACCAAGCACGCAGACAGCATTGACTTGGAACTGGAGGTTGACCCCCTGAATGTGGACCACTTCTCCTGCACTCCTCTG ATGTGGGCCTGTGCCCTAGGGCACTTGGAAGCAGCAGTGGTACTGTACAAATGGGACCGCCGTGCCATCTCCATCCCAGACTCTCTGGGAAGGCTGCCTTTGGGAATTGCCAGGTCGAGGGGCCATGTGAAATTAGCAGAATGTCTGGAGCACCTGCAAAGAGACGAGCAGGCCCAGCTGGGACAGACCCCCAGGATCCACTGTGCCCCAAGCGAAGAGCCAAGCACAGACAGCTGGATGGCCCAGTGGCACAGGGAGGCCATGAGCTCTCCAGAAATACCCAAAGGAGTCACTGTCATTGCGAGCACCAACCCAG TACAGGTGACTGGAAATCCGAAGGGGACCAGTGTAGTCAAGGACGCGGCGCCTTCACAGGTGCGTCCCAGGGAACCAATGAGTGTCCTGATGATGGCTAACCGCGAGGTGGTGAACACAGAGATGGGGGCCTACCGGGACAGTACAGAGAGCGAGGAGTGCCCCCAGCCCATGGATCACATTCAG GTGAACATGATGACCTTGGCGGAGCACATTATTGAGGCCACACCAGACCGAATCAAGCAGGAGAACTTTGTGCCCATGGAATCCTCAGCCCTGGAAAGAACAGATCCTGCCACCATTAGCAGTACAatgagctggctggccagttaCCTAGCTGATGCCGACCGTCTGCCAAGTGCTGCCCACATCAG gaGTGCATACACTGAGCCCCTAACTCCTTCTTCTAATGCCAGCTTGAGCCCCGCAGGCTCCCCTGTCAGTGAAGTGGCTTTTGAGAAACCCAGCCTTCCCTCAGCTGCAGACTGGTCAGAATTCCTGAGCGCATCCACCAGTGAGAAGGTTGAGAATGAGCTCGCTCAGCTCACGCTGTCTGACCATGAGCAGAGAGAACTCTACGAAGCTGCCAGGCTTGTCCAGACAGCCTTCCggaaatacaaa GGCAGACCCTTGCGGGAACAGCAAGAAGTGGCCGCTGCCGTCATTCAGCGCTGTTACAGGAAGTACAAACAG CTGACATGGATAGCCTTGAAG TATGCACTTTACAAAAAGATGACCCAGGCAGCCATCCTCATCCAGAGCAAATTCCGAAGTTACTATGAGCAGAAACGGTTTCAGCAGAGCCGGCGAGCTGCAGTGCTGATCCAGAACTTCTACCGGAGTTATAAAAAGTGCGGCAGGAGGCGGCCAGCCCGCAGGACAGCAGTCATCGTGCAGCAGAAGCTCAG GAGCAGTTTGCTGACCAAAAAGCAGGACCAAGCTGCTCGAAAAATAATGAGGTTTCTACGTCGCTGTCGTCACAG
- the Camta1 gene encoding calmodulin-binding transcription activator 1 isoform X15: MSILERLEQMERRMAEMTGSQQHKQASSGGGSGGGSGSGAGGGQAQCASGTGALGGCFESRVVVVCEKMMSRACWTKSKHLIHSKTFRGMTLLHLAAAQGYATLIQTLIKWRTKHADSIDLELEVDPLNVDHFSCTPLMWACALGHLEAAVVLYKWDRRAISIPDSLGRLPLGIARSRGHVKLAECLEHLQRDEQAQLGQTPRIHCAPSEEPSTDSWMAQWHREAMSSPEIPKGVTVIASTNPDLRRPRSEPSNYYSSESHKDYPAPKKHKLNPESFQARQEKLLCTALSLEQPNIRKQSPSSKQSSPETLSPSEGVRDYGREASPPPPESAAFQASAPQPVVKWSSKDLSIGVSTVQVTGNPKGTSVVKDAAPSQVRPREPMSVLMMANREVVNTEMGAYRDSTESEECPQPMDHIQVNMMTLAEHIIEATPDRIKQENFVPMESSALERTDPATISSTMSWLASYLADADRLPSAAHIRSAYTEPLTPSSNASLSPAGSPVSEVAFEKPSLPSAADWSEFLSASTSEKVENELAQLTLSDHEQRELYEAARLVQTAFRKYKGRPLREQQEVAAAVIQRCYRKYKQLTWIALKYALYKKMTQAAILIQSKFRSYYEQKRFQQSRRAAVLIQNFYRSYKKCGRRRPARRTAVIVQQKLRSSLLTKKQDQAARKIMRFLRRCRHSPLVDHRLYKRSERIEKGQGT, encoded by the exons ATGTCCATCCTGGAGCGGCTGGAGcagatggagaggaggatggCCGAGATGACGGGCTCCCAGCAGCACAAGCAGGCGAGCAGCGGAGGCGGCAGCGGAGGCGGCAGCGGAAGTGGTGCCGGAGGAGGCCAGGCCCAG TGTGCTTCTGGCACCGGGGCCCTAGGGGGCTGCTTCGAGAGTCGTGTGGTTGTTGTCTGTGAGAAGATGATGAGCCGAGCCTGCTGGACCAAGTCCAAGCACCTGATCCATTCCAAGACTTTCCGTGGAATGACCCTGCTACACCTGGCTGCTGCCCAGGGCTATGCCACCCTGATCCAGACCCTCATCAAATGGCG CACCAAGCACGCAGACAGCATTGACTTGGAACTGGAGGTTGACCCCCTGAATGTGGACCACTTCTCCTGCACTCCTCTG ATGTGGGCCTGTGCCCTAGGGCACTTGGAAGCAGCAGTGGTACTGTACAAATGGGACCGCCGTGCCATCTCCATCCCAGACTCTCTGGGAAGGCTGCCTTTGGGAATTGCCAGGTCGAGGGGCCATGTGAAATTAGCAGAATGTCTGGAGCACCTGCAAAGAGACGAGCAGGCCCAGCTGGGACAGACCCCCAGGATCCACTGTGCCCCAAGCGAAGAGCCAAGCACAGACAGCTGGATGGCCCAGTGGCACAGGGAGGCCATGAGCTCTCCAGAAATACCCAAAGGAGTCACTGTCATTGCGAGCACCAACCCAG ATCTGAGAAGACCTCGGTCTGAACCCTCTAATTACTACAGCAGTGAGAGCCACAAAGATTATCCGGCTCCCAAAAAGCATAAATTGAACCCTGAGTCCTTCCAGGCAAGGCAGGAGAAGCTGCTTTGCACTGCACTGAGTCTGGAGCAGCCAAATATCAGGAAGCAGAGCCCTAGTTCTAAGCAGTCTTCCCCCGAAACACTCAGCCCCAGTGAAGGCGTGAGGGACTACGGCCGGgaggcctcccctccccctccagagTCTGCAGCATTCCAAGCCTCTGCACCTCAGCCTGTAGTAAAGTGGAGTTCCAAAGATCTTTCCATTGGTGTGTCTACAGTACAGGTGACTGGAAATCCGAAGGGGACCAGTGTAGTCAAGGACGCGGCGCCTTCACAGGTGCGTCCCAGGGAACCAATGAGTGTCCTGATGATGGCTAACCGCGAGGTGGTGAACACAGAGATGGGGGCCTACCGGGACAGTACAGAGAGCGAGGAGTGCCCCCAGCCCATGGATCACATTCAG GTGAACATGATGACCTTGGCGGAGCACATTATTGAGGCCACACCAGACCGAATCAAGCAGGAGAACTTTGTGCCCATGGAATCCTCAGCCCTGGAAAGAACAGATCCTGCCACCATTAGCAGTACAatgagctggctggccagttaCCTAGCTGATGCCGACCGTCTGCCAAGTGCTGCCCACATCAG gaGTGCATACACTGAGCCCCTAACTCCTTCTTCTAATGCCAGCTTGAGCCCCGCAGGCTCCCCTGTCAGTGAAGTGGCTTTTGAGAAACCCAGCCTTCCCTCAGCTGCAGACTGGTCAGAATTCCTGAGCGCATCCACCAGTGAGAAGGTTGAGAATGAGCTCGCTCAGCTCACGCTGTCTGACCATGAGCAGAGAGAACTCTACGAAGCTGCCAGGCTTGTCCAGACAGCCTTCCggaaatacaaa GGCAGACCCTTGCGGGAACAGCAAGAAGTGGCCGCTGCCGTCATTCAGCGCTGTTACAGGAAGTACAAACAG CTGACATGGATAGCCTTGAAG TATGCACTTTACAAAAAGATGACCCAGGCAGCCATCCTCATCCAGAGCAAATTCCGAAGTTACTATGAGCAGAAACGGTTTCAGCAGAGCCGGCGAGCTGCAGTGCTGATCCAGAACTTCTACCGGAGTTATAAAAAGTGCGGCAGGAGGCGGCCAGCCCGCAGGACAGCAGTCATCGTGCAGCAGAAGCTCAG GAGCAGTTTGCTGACCAAAAAGCAGGACCAAGCTGCTCGAAAAATAATGAGGTTTCTACGTCGCTGTCGTCACAG CCCCCTGGTGGACCATAGGCTGTACAAAAGG
- the Camta1 gene encoding calmodulin-binding transcription activator 1 isoform X13, with protein sequence MLQRPGGDNQFRMSILERLEQMERRMAEMTGSQQHKQASSGGGSGGGSGSGAGGGQAQCASGTGALGGCFESRVVVVCEKMMSRACWTKSKHLIHSKTFRGMTLLHLAAAQGYATLIQTLIKWRTKHADSIDLELEVDPLNVDHFSCTPLMWACALGHLEAAVVLYKWDRRAISIPDSLGRLPLGIARSRGHVKLAECLEHLQRDEQAQLGQTPRIHCAPSEEPSTDSWMAQWHREAMSSPEIPKGVTVIASTNPDLRRPRSEPSNYYSSESHKDYPAPKKHKLNPESFQARQEKLLCTALSLEQPNIRKQSPSSKQSSPETLSPSEGVRDYGREASPPPPESAAFQASAPQPVVKWSSKDLSIGVSTVQVTGNPKGTSVVKDAAPSQVRPREPMSVLMMANREVVNTEMGAYRDSTESEECPQPMDHIQVNMMTLAEHIIEATPDRIKQENFVPMESSALERTDPATISSTMSWLASYLADADRLPSAAHIRSAYTEPLTPSSNASLSPAGSPVSEVAFEKPSLPSAADWSEFLSASTSEKVENELAQLTLSDHEQRELYEAARLVQTAFRKYKGRPLREQQEVAAAVIQRCYRKYKQLTWIALKYALYKKMTQAAILIQSKFRSYYEQKRFQQSRRAAVLIQNFYRSYKKCGRRRPARRTAVIVQQKLRSSLLTKKQDQAARKIMRFLRRCRHRVKELKKAKELEDIQQHPLAM encoded by the exons ATAACCAGTTCAGGATGTCCATCCTGGAGCGGCTGGAGcagatggagaggaggatggCCGAGATGACGGGCTCCCAGCAGCACAAGCAGGCGAGCAGCGGAGGCGGCAGCGGAGGCGGCAGCGGAAGTGGTGCCGGAGGAGGCCAGGCCCAG TGTGCTTCTGGCACCGGGGCCCTAGGGGGCTGCTTCGAGAGTCGTGTGGTTGTTGTCTGTGAGAAGATGATGAGCCGAGCCTGCTGGACCAAGTCCAAGCACCTGATCCATTCCAAGACTTTCCGTGGAATGACCCTGCTACACCTGGCTGCTGCCCAGGGCTATGCCACCCTGATCCAGACCCTCATCAAATGGCG CACCAAGCACGCAGACAGCATTGACTTGGAACTGGAGGTTGACCCCCTGAATGTGGACCACTTCTCCTGCACTCCTCTG ATGTGGGCCTGTGCCCTAGGGCACTTGGAAGCAGCAGTGGTACTGTACAAATGGGACCGCCGTGCCATCTCCATCCCAGACTCTCTGGGAAGGCTGCCTTTGGGAATTGCCAGGTCGAGGGGCCATGTGAAATTAGCAGAATGTCTGGAGCACCTGCAAAGAGACGAGCAGGCCCAGCTGGGACAGACCCCCAGGATCCACTGTGCCCCAAGCGAAGAGCCAAGCACAGACAGCTGGATGGCCCAGTGGCACAGGGAGGCCATGAGCTCTCCAGAAATACCCAAAGGAGTCACTGTCATTGCGAGCACCAACCCAG ATCTGAGAAGACCTCGGTCTGAACCCTCTAATTACTACAGCAGTGAGAGCCACAAAGATTATCCGGCTCCCAAAAAGCATAAATTGAACCCTGAGTCCTTCCAGGCAAGGCAGGAGAAGCTGCTTTGCACTGCACTGAGTCTGGAGCAGCCAAATATCAGGAAGCAGAGCCCTAGTTCTAAGCAGTCTTCCCCCGAAACACTCAGCCCCAGTGAAGGCGTGAGGGACTACGGCCGGgaggcctcccctccccctccagagTCTGCAGCATTCCAAGCCTCTGCACCTCAGCCTGTAGTAAAGTGGAGTTCCAAAGATCTTTCCATTGGTGTGTCTACAGTACAGGTGACTGGAAATCCGAAGGGGACCAGTGTAGTCAAGGACGCGGCGCCTTCACAGGTGCGTCCCAGGGAACCAATGAGTGTCCTGATGATGGCTAACCGCGAGGTGGTGAACACAGAGATGGGGGCCTACCGGGACAGTACAGAGAGCGAGGAGTGCCCCCAGCCCATGGATCACATTCAG GTGAACATGATGACCTTGGCGGAGCACATTATTGAGGCCACACCAGACCGAATCAAGCAGGAGAACTTTGTGCCCATGGAATCCTCAGCCCTGGAAAGAACAGATCCTGCCACCATTAGCAGTACAatgagctggctggccagttaCCTAGCTGATGCCGACCGTCTGCCAAGTGCTGCCCACATCAG gaGTGCATACACTGAGCCCCTAACTCCTTCTTCTAATGCCAGCTTGAGCCCCGCAGGCTCCCCTGTCAGTGAAGTGGCTTTTGAGAAACCCAGCCTTCCCTCAGCTGCAGACTGGTCAGAATTCCTGAGCGCATCCACCAGTGAGAAGGTTGAGAATGAGCTCGCTCAGCTCACGCTGTCTGACCATGAGCAGAGAGAACTCTACGAAGCTGCCAGGCTTGTCCAGACAGCCTTCCggaaatacaaa GGCAGACCCTTGCGGGAACAGCAAGAAGTGGCCGCTGCCGTCATTCAGCGCTGTTACAGGAAGTACAAACAG CTGACATGGATAGCCTTGAAG TATGCACTTTACAAAAAGATGACCCAGGCAGCCATCCTCATCCAGAGCAAATTCCGAAGTTACTATGAGCAGAAACGGTTTCAGCAGAGCCGGCGAGCTGCAGTGCTGATCCAGAACTTCTACCGGAGTTATAAAAAGTGCGGCAGGAGGCGGCCAGCCCGCAGGACAGCAGTCATCGTGCAGCAGAAGCTCAG GAGCAGTTTGCTGACCAAAAAGCAGGACCAAGCTGCTCGAAAAATAATGAGGTTTCTACGTCGCTGTCGTCACAG
- the Camta1 gene encoding calmodulin-binding transcription activator 1 isoform X17 — protein MSILERLEQMERRMAEMTGSQQHKQASSGGGSGGGSGSGAGGGQAQCASGTGALGGCFESRVVVVCEKMMSRACWTKSKHLIHSKTFRGMTLLHLAAAQGYATLIQTLIKWRTKHADSIDLELEVDPLNVDHFSCTPLMWACALGHLEAAVVLYKWDRRAISIPDSLGRLPLGIARSRGHVKLAECLEHLQRDEQAQLGQTPRIHCAPSEEPSTDSWMAQWHREAMSSPEIPKGVTVIASTNPVQVTGNPKGTSVVKDAAPSQVRPREPMSVLMMANREVVNTEMGAYRDSTESEECPQPMDHIQVNMMTLAEHIIEATPDRIKQENFVPMESSALERTDPATISSTMSWLASYLADADRLPSAAHIRSAYTEPLTPSSNASLSPAGSPVSEVAFEKPSLPSAADWSEFLSASTSEKVENELAQLTLSDHEQRELYEAARLVQTAFRKYKGRPLREQQEVAAAVIQRCYRKYKQLTWIALKYALYKKMTQAAILIQSKFRSYYEQKRFQQSRRAAVLIQNFYRSYKKCGRRRPARRTAVIVQQKLRSSLLTKKQDQAARKIMRFLRRCRHSPLVDHRLYKRSERIEKGQGT, from the exons ATGTCCATCCTGGAGCGGCTGGAGcagatggagaggaggatggCCGAGATGACGGGCTCCCAGCAGCACAAGCAGGCGAGCAGCGGAGGCGGCAGCGGAGGCGGCAGCGGAAGTGGTGCCGGAGGAGGCCAGGCCCAG TGTGCTTCTGGCACCGGGGCCCTAGGGGGCTGCTTCGAGAGTCGTGTGGTTGTTGTCTGTGAGAAGATGATGAGCCGAGCCTGCTGGACCAAGTCCAAGCACCTGATCCATTCCAAGACTTTCCGTGGAATGACCCTGCTACACCTGGCTGCTGCCCAGGGCTATGCCACCCTGATCCAGACCCTCATCAAATGGCG CACCAAGCACGCAGACAGCATTGACTTGGAACTGGAGGTTGACCCCCTGAATGTGGACCACTTCTCCTGCACTCCTCTG ATGTGGGCCTGTGCCCTAGGGCACTTGGAAGCAGCAGTGGTACTGTACAAATGGGACCGCCGTGCCATCTCCATCCCAGACTCTCTGGGAAGGCTGCCTTTGGGAATTGCCAGGTCGAGGGGCCATGTGAAATTAGCAGAATGTCTGGAGCACCTGCAAAGAGACGAGCAGGCCCAGCTGGGACAGACCCCCAGGATCCACTGTGCCCCAAGCGAAGAGCCAAGCACAGACAGCTGGATGGCCCAGTGGCACAGGGAGGCCATGAGCTCTCCAGAAATACCCAAAGGAGTCACTGTCATTGCGAGCACCAACCCAG TACAGGTGACTGGAAATCCGAAGGGGACCAGTGTAGTCAAGGACGCGGCGCCTTCACAGGTGCGTCCCAGGGAACCAATGAGTGTCCTGATGATGGCTAACCGCGAGGTGGTGAACACAGAGATGGGGGCCTACCGGGACAGTACAGAGAGCGAGGAGTGCCCCCAGCCCATGGATCACATTCAG GTGAACATGATGACCTTGGCGGAGCACATTATTGAGGCCACACCAGACCGAATCAAGCAGGAGAACTTTGTGCCCATGGAATCCTCAGCCCTGGAAAGAACAGATCCTGCCACCATTAGCAGTACAatgagctggctggccagttaCCTAGCTGATGCCGACCGTCTGCCAAGTGCTGCCCACATCAG gaGTGCATACACTGAGCCCCTAACTCCTTCTTCTAATGCCAGCTTGAGCCCCGCAGGCTCCCCTGTCAGTGAAGTGGCTTTTGAGAAACCCAGCCTTCCCTCAGCTGCAGACTGGTCAGAATTCCTGAGCGCATCCACCAGTGAGAAGGTTGAGAATGAGCTCGCTCAGCTCACGCTGTCTGACCATGAGCAGAGAGAACTCTACGAAGCTGCCAGGCTTGTCCAGACAGCCTTCCggaaatacaaa GGCAGACCCTTGCGGGAACAGCAAGAAGTGGCCGCTGCCGTCATTCAGCGCTGTTACAGGAAGTACAAACAG CTGACATGGATAGCCTTGAAG TATGCACTTTACAAAAAGATGACCCAGGCAGCCATCCTCATCCAGAGCAAATTCCGAAGTTACTATGAGCAGAAACGGTTTCAGCAGAGCCGGCGAGCTGCAGTGCTGATCCAGAACTTCTACCGGAGTTATAAAAAGTGCGGCAGGAGGCGGCCAGCCCGCAGGACAGCAGTCATCGTGCAGCAGAAGCTCAG GAGCAGTTTGCTGACCAAAAAGCAGGACCAAGCTGCTCGAAAAATAATGAGGTTTCTACGTCGCTGTCGTCACAG CCCCCTGGTGGACCATAGGCTGTACAAAAGG